A stretch of the Sulfurimonas sp. HSL-1656 genome encodes the following:
- a CDS encoding lysophospholipid acyltransferase family protein: protein MKILARINWAYSTLVIFTGLLLKILLYPFVPRPYASKISAWFIRTLIFVHVREIGTPDPEAQMYVINHQSELDIGVIESSTKRELAWVAKKELFEIPFFSLAVRLSREIPLERESKSALVALLKAAKERIDDGRIVCIFPEGTRSESGRMRRFKPGAKLIADKLGLTVQPVVLIHTARFFSTKRMTAAPGVITAVYLESVQADKNDKKWLEQLQQRMQETYDRYEQRKES, encoded by the coding sequence ATGAAGATACTTGCGCGGATTAACTGGGCTTACAGCACCCTCGTCATTTTTACGGGGCTGCTGCTTAAAATCCTGCTCTACCCTTTCGTCCCCCGCCCCTATGCTTCGAAAATTTCCGCCTGGTTTATCCGGACACTGATCTTCGTCCATGTGCGTGAAATCGGTACCCCCGATCCCGAGGCGCAGATGTATGTCATCAACCACCAGAGCGAACTCGACATCGGTGTCATCGAAAGCTCGACAAAACGTGAGCTCGCCTGGGTCGCCAAAAAAGAGCTCTTCGAAATCCCCTTTTTCTCGCTGGCCGTCCGCCTCTCCCGGGAGATTCCCCTGGAACGCGAAAGCAAAAGCGCCCTTGTCGCCCTGCTCAAAGCAGCCAAGGAGCGGATCGACGACGGGCGGATCGTCTGCATCTTTCCCGAAGGCACCCGTTCGGAAAGCGGCCGCATGCGGCGCTTCAAACCCGGGGCGAAACTGATCGCCGACAAGCTCGGCCTGACGGTACAGCCCGTCGTGCTCATTCATACCGCCCGTTTTTTCAGTACCAAGCGCATGACCGCCGCACCGGGTGTCATCACCGCGGTCTACCTGGAGAGCGTCCAGGCGGACAAAAACGACAAGAAATGGCTGGAACAGCTGCAGCAGCGTATGCAGGAAACCTATGACCGCTACGAACAAAGGAAAGAATCATGA
- the crcB gene encoding fluoride efflux transporter CrcB yields MSLATLLAIGSGGFIGAVLRAYLNGLISHRVPHDLPFGTLGVNLIGSFIMGILVAYFMYTTYFSLHVKSFLSTGILGALTTYSTFAIESVMLLNGGHLALAAANIGLNALGTVFMAGAGFKLASTFVR; encoded by the coding sequence ATGAGCCTTGCCACCCTGCTCGCCATCGGAAGCGGCGGTTTTATCGGCGCCGTTCTGCGGGCCTACCTCAACGGTCTCATCTCCCACCGTGTTCCCCATGACCTCCCGTTCGGTACCCTCGGCGTCAACCTGATCGGCAGTTTCATCATGGGAATCCTGGTCGCCTATTTCATGTACACGACCTACTTCTCGCTGCACGTCAAATCCTTCCTCTCGACGGGGATCCTGGGAGCGTTGACGACCTATTCGACCTTCGCGATCGAGAGTGTCATGCTGCTTAACGGCGGTCACCTCGCCCTGGCGGCCGCCAATATCGGGCTGAATGCCCTGGGAACCGTCTTCATGGCCGGAGCAGGATTCAAACTGGCGTCAACCTTCGTGCGCTGA
- a CDS encoding DegT/DnrJ/EryC1/StrS aminotransferase family protein produces MHSNTVRYIRNLFRSSGAVPLHAPRFVGNEKNYLGSCIESVEVSSEGEYVERFEGMVSEYCGARHAVAFNASESAMRVALVLAGTGPDCEVLTQPLAHAMTANTVDSLGAEPIFIDVERKTMGMDPDRLREFLAYNAEIREEGCFNRHTGHRITACVPVHILGFPCRIDDIRTVCDEYGIMLIEDATEAFGSSYKGTMAGRFGHCGIYGFEGHKIATCGDGAVLVCDDEALAESARSTGTIPYLSDAKEAAQGRFSCRMSNLNAAVGCAQMEHMKTIVTKQRDLARRYQEFFADYEEEEEVKLFRMKKQSEPNCWLNALLFEAPESRDAFLDATNAEGVATRALWPLISDLPRFCECAGTDADNARWLQAHIATLPSGVR; encoded by the coding sequence ATGCACAGCAATACCGTACGCTATATCCGGAACCTTTTCAGAAGCAGCGGGGCAGTCCCCCTTCATGCACCGCGTTTCGTGGGGAACGAAAAGAACTACCTCGGCAGCTGTATCGAAAGTGTAGAGGTCTCTTCCGAAGGCGAATACGTAGAACGCTTCGAAGGGATGGTCAGCGAATACTGCGGGGCCCGCCATGCCGTTGCCTTCAACGCTTCCGAGTCGGCGATGCGCGTCGCCCTCGTCCTGGCAGGTACGGGTCCCGACTGCGAGGTACTGACCCAGCCGCTCGCGCACGCCATGACGGCCAATACCGTCGACAGCCTGGGTGCTGAGCCCATCTTCATCGACGTCGAACGCAAAACAATGGGCATGGATCCGGACCGGCTGCGCGAGTTCCTTGCCTACAACGCCGAAATCCGTGAAGAGGGGTGTTTCAACCGCCACACGGGACACCGCATCACCGCCTGCGTTCCGGTCCATATTCTGGGCTTTCCCTGCCGCATCGATGATATCCGGACGGTATGCGACGAGTACGGCATCATGCTCATCGAAGATGCGACCGAAGCCTTCGGATCGTCGTATAAAGGGACGATGGCCGGGCGTTTCGGCCACTGCGGCATCTATGGTTTCGAGGGGCACAAGATCGCGACATGCGGGGACGGCGCCGTGCTCGTCTGTGACGACGAGGCCCTGGCGGAATCGGCAAGAAGCACCGGCACGATCCCCTATCTTTCCGATGCGAAGGAAGCAGCCCAGGGGCGTTTCAGCTGCCGTATGTCGAACCTGAATGCGGCGGTCGGCTGTGCCCAGATGGAGCATATGAAAACGATCGTCACCAAGCAGCGCGATCTTGCCCGCCGCTACCAGGAGTTCTTCGCCGACTATGAAGAGGAGGAGGAAGTCAAGCTCTTCCGGATGAAAAAACAGAGCGAACCCAACTGCTGGCTCAATGCCCTGCTCTTCGAAGCGCCTGAAAGCCGCGATGCCTTTTTGGATGCGACGAATGCCGAAGGGGTCGCCACACGCGCCCTCTGGCCGCTGATCAGCG